From a single Kitasatospora azatica KCTC 9699 genomic region:
- a CDS encoding 4'-phosphopantetheinyl transferase family protein, with the protein MAAPRLRTLLGRDWDRYLALTHPEVRARFAASRILLKFAAGAAVEVAPEAVELAYHSTGRPYLLGIDAVDISLSHTEELLVVGLSSRGLIGVDAERADRELYGCGLAGHMCTPHELDALESLPVRRRNPELLRLWTLKEAYSKATGLGMRFPFTEFGFGSQGSPQGVRCPDGSPATGADWCFSTCVVDDSYVLSTAVHDSGFGITEDRAAHTMLDETLVDALICALGEEEPERGTDEEW; encoded by the coding sequence GTGGCGGCACCGCGGCTGCGGACGCTGCTGGGGCGGGACTGGGATCGGTATCTCGCCCTTACCCATCCCGAGGTCCGAGCGCGTTTCGCGGCATCGCGCATCCTGCTCAAGTTCGCGGCCGGCGCGGCGGTCGAGGTCGCCCCTGAGGCCGTCGAACTGGCCTACCACTCCACTGGACGGCCCTACCTGCTCGGCATCGACGCGGTGGACATCAGCCTCAGCCACACGGAGGAACTGCTGGTGGTCGGTCTCAGCAGCCGCGGACTGATCGGCGTCGATGCCGAGCGGGCCGACCGTGAACTGTACGGCTGCGGTCTGGCCGGGCATATGTGCACGCCTCATGAACTCGACGCACTCGAAAGCCTCCCGGTGCGGCGACGAAACCCTGAACTGCTCCGGCTGTGGACGCTGAAGGAGGCGTACAGCAAGGCCACCGGCCTGGGTATGCGCTTCCCCTTCACCGAGTTCGGCTTCGGATCGCAGGGCAGCCCCCAGGGGGTCAGGTGTCCTGACGGCAGCCCCGCCACCGGCGCGGACTGGTGCTTCAGCACCTGCGTCGTGGACGACTCGTACGTCCTCAGCACCGCGGTCCACGACTCGGGCTTCGGCATCACCGAGGACAGGGCGGCGCACACGATGCTCGACGAAACTCTGGTCGACGCGCTCATCTGCGCGCTGGGCGAGGAGGAACCGGAGAGAGGGACGGACGAGGAGTGGTGA
- a CDS encoding DUF4260 family protein, whose product MPTTASPDTPEDMTAPLGNPYPRTTAEGVSEAPRDSWTWRSPEGRILSAVAGIGAVTAAAFLGGPVTWTFWAGLVGPDVAFLKGLHEEPAGKGALPRSAVGLYNELHRPAAPGAVIGLGLVTLSRPLVVGGLGWFAHIALDRAFGFGPRRPDGYIH is encoded by the coding sequence ATGCCCACGACCGCATCGCCCGACACGCCCGAAGACATGACCGCACCCCTCGGGAACCCGTACCCGAGGACCACCGCCGAGGGAGTGTCAGAAGCCCCACGTGACAGCTGGACCTGGCGCAGCCCTGAGGGCCGCATCCTGAGCGCTGTCGCCGGAATCGGCGCCGTGACCGCCGCGGCTTTCCTCGGCGGCCCGGTCACCTGGACCTTCTGGGCCGGTCTGGTCGGTCCGGACGTGGCATTCCTGAAAGGGCTTCATGAGGAGCCGGCCGGCAAGGGCGCGCTCCCGCGCTCGGCCGTCGGTCTCTACAACGAGCTGCATCGTCCTGCGGCCCCCGGCGCCGTCATAGGTCTCGGCCTGGTGACCCTCTCCCGGCCGCTCGTCGTCGGCGGCCTCGGGTGGTTCGCCCATATCGCACTGGACCGGGCGTTCGGCTTCGGCCCACGTCGCCCCGACGGGTACATCCACTGA